CAGCAGGGCGGCGACCGTGGCGCCGGCGGCGACGCCGAGCATGCCTCGTCTGCTGAGGCGGTGGGTGAGTTCGGGATCCGGCTGGTGGGTGCGGCTCATGTCTGGGGCTCCTCTGCGTGGAAGGGCGTTGTCAGTGGTGGGTGCTTCACTGGTGACCAGTCAGGACCCGTGGGTCCTGGGCACCGGTCAGGACAGACCGGCAAGTCGGAGCAGGAGTGCTTTCACATCGGTGGCCGCCACCCGGTCACCGACGGCTCGGGGGGTGGAGCAGATGATGAGCGGACCGTCGTCGTCGCTCGCGGGAAGGCGGCCGTGGCTGCCGCGAATAGGTGAGGGGTCCAGCGGCACGACCGCCATGCGGTAGCGCAGGCCGAGTTTCTTGCGGGCCAGTGCCGTGGCCGCCTTGAACTTCACCCACGGGTCGAGCGGGTCCATGAACAGCTCGACCGGGTCGTAGCCGGGTTTGCGATGGATCTCGACGGTGCGTGCGAAGTCGGGCGCGCGGTCGTCGTCGAGCCAGTAGTAGTACGTGAACCAGGCGTCCGGCTCCGCGACGGCGACGAACTCGCCGGAGCGTGGATGGTCGAGGTGATGGGCCTTCTTGCCCTCGTCGTCGAGGAGTTGATCGATCCCGGGCAGGTCCATGAGGGCTTCCCTGGTGGCGTCCAGGTCCTCGGCGCGGCGCACGTACACATGGGCGATCTGGTGGTCGGCGACCGCGAAGGCCCGTGAGGCCATCGGGTCGAGGTACTCCATGCCGTCCTGGGTGTGCACGTCGAGGAGGCCGGCGCGGCGCAGGGCGCGGTTGATGTCGACGGGGCGGTCGGCGCGGGTGATGCCGTACTCGGAGAGCGCGACGACGGTACGGCCCTGCGCGCGGGCGTCGTCGAGGAGGGGCGCCACGGCCCTGTCCAGGTCGGCGGCGGCCTTCAGGGAGCGCGGGTCGTCGGGGCCGTAGCGCTGCAGGTCGTAGTCGAGGTGGGGGAGGTAGCAGAGCGCCAGGTCGGGATGGCGGGTGCGGAGGACATGGCGGGTCGCGTCGATGATCCAGCGGCTGGAGACCAGGTCGGCGCCCGGTCCCCAGAAGTGGAACAGGGGGAACGTGCCGAGTTCGGCGGTGAGTTCGTCGTGCAGGGCCGGGGGGCGGGTGTAGCAGTCGGGTTCCTTGCGGCCGTCGGAGTAGTAGATCGGGCGGGGGGTGACGGTGATGTCGGTGTCGGCGCCCATGGCGTACCACCAGCAGATGTTGGCGACCGTGTAGCCGGGGTGGGCGCGGCGGGCGGCGTCCCAGAGTCTGTCGCCGGCGACGAGCCCGTTGTGCTGGCGCCACAGCAGGACGTCACCGAGTTCGCGGAAGTACCAGCCGTTGCCGACGATGCCGTGCTCGGCGGGGAGCGTGCCGGTCAGGAAGGTGGACTGGGCGGCGCAGGTGACGGCGGGCAGGACGGTGCCGAGCGGGGCCCGGGAGCCGGACCGGCCGAGGGCCTTGAGGTGGGGCATGTGGTCGAGGAGACGGGGGGTGAGGCCGACGACGTCCAGGACGAGGAGAGGGGTGGGCCCGGCGTCGGGTTGCGGGGTCATGGCTGCTCCTCGGGGT
The DNA window shown above is from Streptomyces akebiae and carries:
- a CDS encoding nucleotide pyrophosphatase/phosphodiesterase family protein → MTPQPDAGPTPLLVLDVVGLTPRLLDHMPHLKALGRSGSRAPLGTVLPAVTCAAQSTFLTGTLPAEHGIVGNGWYFRELGDVLLWRQHNGLVAGDRLWDAARRAHPGYTVANICWWYAMGADTDITVTPRPIYYSDGRKEPDCYTRPPALHDELTAELGTFPLFHFWGPGADLVSSRWIIDATRHVLRTRHPDLALCYLPHLDYDLQRYGPDDPRSLKAAADLDRAVAPLLDDARAQGRTVVALSEYGITRADRPVDINRALRRAGLLDVHTQDGMEYLDPMASRAFAVADHQIAHVYVRRAEDLDATREALMDLPGIDQLLDDEGKKAHHLDHPRSGEFVAVAEPDAWFTYYYWLDDDRAPDFARTVEIHRKPGYDPVELFMDPLDPWVKFKAATALARKKLGLRYRMAVVPLDPSPIRGSHGRLPASDDDGPLIICSTPRAVGDRVAATDVKALLLRLAGLS